Proteins encoded in a region of the Halioglobus maricola genome:
- a CDS encoding DUF2126 domain-containing protein codes for MTIRVAINHRTSYKFDRAVNMSPHTVRLRPAPHSRTPIHSYSLNIKPEEHFINWQQDAFGNYLARLVFPEKCTEFEVDVEVIADMTVINPFDFFVEEYAENYPFEYPEQLKKELQPYLEIEDFGPLFDELVAGVDRSETAINDFLVAVNQDLEQKIEYLVRLEPGVQTPEETLKLAKGSCRDSAWLLAQLLRHLGLATRFASGYLVQLEPDEKSLDGPSGAEEDFTDLHAWCEVFLPGAGWVGMDPTSGLFASEGHIPLACTPHPVSAAPIVGATDECEVEFDFSNTVTRVLEDPRVTKPYTEDQWQHILALGKSVDVLFDNNDVRLTMGGEPTFVSIDDMESEQWNTDALGADKLSLAKTLLLRLRDQFAPQGLLHYGQGKWYPGEEVPRWALGVFWRKDGEPLWQDNSLLARVDKDYQRDAKDAIKFGRKLCDLLGLPRGCSQPAYEDGLYYLMQEQNLPKNIDVLSHKVENDLDRRRLARLIERGFSVPTGLVLPLERNTGWPIAEKTWHSSLWPMKRERITLIPGDSPMGLRLPLADLPELAEKIDSYQHPRDPFEKRDELTPRKDMTFQESAGENADEPLEEPEYEQVVRTAMCIEARDGRLCVFMPPLEYLEDYVELIAAVEETASALKMPVLIEGYEPPKDPRMQKLLVTPDPGVIEVNVHPSNNWDELVATTTSLYEEARQSRLSTEKFMLDGRHTGTGGGNHITLGGATPADSPMLRRPDLLRSLITFWQHHPSLSYLFSGMFIGPTSQAPRVDEGRDEMLYELEVAFAQMTEGEVPQPWLVDRLLRNLLIDVTGNTHRAEFCIDKLYSPAGPAGRLGILEFRGFEMPPHPRMALVQALLLRCLVARFWDKPYQGRLVRWGTELHDRFMLPHYLWEDMKFVVNDLREHGFAFDLDWLLPFEEFRFPHYGRVMLDGVELELRWAVEPWHVLGEETTSFGTSRYVDSSVERLQIRCTGMTDGRYVVACNGRRVPMRATGVHGEYVGGVRYRAWQPPSALHPMIGVHVPLTFDLIDTWNGRSLGGCSYHVSHPGGRSYDSFPINAFEAESRRINRFDTVSHTQGPFIPQPEVSALREFFPNDSVPRPMEPPPEEPAGEYPYILDMRSPAPR; via the coding sequence ATGACTATCCGTGTAGCCATTAACCACCGTACGTCCTACAAATTTGACCGGGCGGTGAACATGTCGCCGCACACCGTGCGCCTGCGCCCGGCGCCGCACTCGCGCACGCCGATCCACAGCTACAGCCTGAACATCAAGCCGGAAGAGCACTTCATCAACTGGCAACAGGACGCCTTTGGCAACTACCTGGCCAGGCTGGTATTCCCCGAGAAGTGCACCGAGTTCGAAGTGGATGTGGAAGTGATCGCCGACATGACGGTGATCAACCCCTTTGATTTCTTTGTTGAAGAATATGCCGAGAACTATCCCTTCGAGTATCCAGAGCAGCTGAAAAAAGAGCTGCAACCCTACCTGGAAATAGAGGACTTTGGCCCGCTGTTCGATGAGCTGGTAGCCGGGGTCGACCGATCAGAGACCGCGATCAACGACTTTCTGGTGGCGGTGAATCAGGACCTGGAACAAAAGATCGAATATCTGGTGCGCCTCGAGCCCGGGGTACAAACTCCGGAAGAAACCCTGAAACTCGCCAAGGGCTCCTGTCGCGATTCTGCCTGGCTTCTGGCCCAGTTGCTGCGCCACCTCGGCCTGGCCACGCGCTTCGCTTCAGGCTACCTGGTGCAGCTCGAGCCGGACGAAAAATCACTGGACGGCCCCTCCGGTGCAGAAGAGGATTTCACCGACCTGCACGCCTGGTGTGAGGTCTTCCTGCCCGGCGCCGGCTGGGTCGGCATGGACCCAACCTCGGGCCTGTTCGCGAGCGAGGGGCATATTCCTCTCGCCTGCACACCACACCCGGTTTCCGCCGCGCCTATTGTCGGGGCAACCGATGAGTGCGAGGTGGAGTTTGATTTCAGCAACACGGTCACCCGGGTGCTCGAAGACCCTCGCGTCACCAAACCCTATACCGAGGACCAGTGGCAACACATTCTCGCCCTGGGCAAATCCGTGGATGTCCTGTTCGACAACAACGATGTCCGTCTGACCATGGGCGGTGAACCCACCTTCGTGTCGATCGACGACATGGAGTCCGAACAGTGGAACACCGATGCGCTAGGCGCAGACAAACTGAGCCTGGCGAAAACCCTGCTGCTGCGCCTGCGCGACCAGTTCGCACCGCAGGGGCTGCTGCACTACGGCCAGGGCAAGTGGTACCCGGGCGAAGAAGTGCCGCGCTGGGCCCTCGGGGTTTTCTGGCGCAAAGACGGCGAGCCACTGTGGCAGGACAACAGCCTGCTGGCCCGGGTCGACAAGGATTACCAGCGCGACGCGAAGGACGCGATCAAATTTGGCCGCAAGCTATGCGACTTGCTCGGGCTGCCCCGTGGCTGCAGTCAGCCCGCCTACGAGGACGGGCTCTACTACCTGATGCAGGAGCAGAACCTGCCCAAAAACATCGACGTGCTGTCACACAAGGTCGAGAACGACCTGGACCGCCGGCGCCTCGCGCGCCTGATCGAACGCGGTTTCAGTGTGCCAACGGGCCTGGTGCTGCCGCTGGAACGCAACACTGGCTGGCCCATCGCCGAGAAAACCTGGCACTCCAGCCTGTGGCCGATGAAACGGGAGCGCATTACCCTGATTCCGGGCGATTCGCCCATGGGCCTGCGGCTGCCGCTGGCCGACCTGCCGGAGCTGGCGGAGAAAATCGACAGCTACCAGCACCCGCGGGATCCGTTCGAGAAACGCGATGAGCTGACCCCACGCAAGGACATGACCTTCCAGGAGAGCGCTGGCGAAAACGCCGACGAGCCGCTGGAGGAACCGGAGTACGAACAGGTGGTGCGCACCGCCATGTGCATCGAGGCCCGCGACGGCCGGCTGTGCGTATTCATGCCGCCACTGGAATACCTGGAAGACTACGTCGAACTGATAGCCGCGGTGGAGGAAACCGCCAGTGCCCTGAAAATGCCGGTATTGATCGAGGGCTACGAGCCGCCGAAAGACCCGCGCATGCAGAAACTGCTGGTCACCCCCGACCCGGGCGTGATTGAGGTCAATGTTCATCCATCCAACAACTGGGACGAGCTCGTAGCCACCACGACTTCACTTTACGAAGAGGCCCGCCAGTCGCGCCTGTCGACCGAGAAGTTCATGCTGGATGGGCGCCACACCGGCACCGGCGGGGGCAATCACATCACCCTGGGCGGGGCCACGCCTGCAGACAGCCCAATGCTGCGCCGCCCGGACCTGCTGCGCAGCCTGATCACGTTCTGGCAGCACCACCCCAGCCTCAGCTATCTGTTTTCCGGCATGTTCATCGGCCCCACGTCCCAGGCACCGCGTGTCGACGAAGGCCGCGATGAGATGCTCTATGAACTGGAAGTGGCTTTCGCCCAGATGACCGAGGGGGAAGTGCCCCAACCCTGGCTGGTGGATCGCCTGCTGCGCAACCTGCTGATCGACGTGACCGGCAACACCCACCGGGCGGAGTTCTGCATCGACAAGCTCTACTCGCCCGCGGGCCCCGCGGGGCGCCTGGGCATCCTTGAATTCCGCGGTTTCGAAATGCCACCTCATCCACGCATGGCGCTGGTGCAGGCACTACTATTGCGCTGCCTGGTCGCGCGTTTCTGGGACAAGCCCTACCAGGGCCGCCTGGTGCGCTGGGGGACGGAGCTGCACGACCGCTTCATGCTGCCCCATTATCTGTGGGAAGACATGAAGTTCGTGGTCAACGACCTGCGTGAACACGGTTTCGCTTTCGACCTCGACTGGCTGTTGCCGTTCGAGGAATTCCGCTTCCCCCACTACGGCCGGGTCATGCTCGACGGTGTGGAACTGGAACTGCGCTGGGCAGTGGAGCCCTGGCATGTACTGGGAGAGGAAACCACCAGCTTTGGCACCTCACGCTATGTAGATTCGTCCGTGGAGCGCTTGCAGATCCGCTGTACCGGCATGACCGATGGCCGCTACGTGGTGGCCTGTAACGGCCGGCGGGTACCCATGCGCGCAACAGGTGTACACGGCGAATACGTCGGCGGTGTGCGCTACCGGGCCTGGCAGCCGCCCTCGGCACTGCACCCCATGATCGGTGTGCATGTACCACTGACGTTCGATCTGATCGACACCTGGAACGGCCGCTCCCTCGGGGGCTGCAGCTACCATGTCTCCCACCCCGGTGGGCGCAGCTACGATTCCTTCCCGATCAACGCCTTCGAGGCCGAGTCGCGGCGCATCAATCGCTTCGACACCGTCAGCCACACCCAGGGGCCGTTCATTCCCCAGCCCGAGGTTTCAGCGCTGCGCGAGTTCTTCCCCAACGACTCGGTGCCGCGCCCAATGGAGCCGCCACCGGAGGAACCCGCCGGCGAATACCCCTATATTCTCGATATGCGCAGCCCCGCACCGCGCTAG
- a CDS encoding alpha-E domain-containing protein produces the protein MRLLSRVAERLYWMARYLERAEDTSRLLRSHTHMIMDIPEGSEPGWEVLLKTFNADTAFAERYRVANETNVLRFLMAEPDNSGSIASAVQAARENVRTTRDVLPAEVWEHVNELYLYTRENADKCVGRRNRHGFLEQVIGRCQMINGLMMTTLCRDHSYRFIRIGNLLERADMTTRVLDAGVGSLMNEERNPSTADPLIWASVLDSLSAHETYRRTIGPLVERPEVVDFIFRDGSLPRSLKFCLGGIREDLAPLQNSRQALKIIDRSRRSLARFDPHSAGRHDTHRFIDKFQGNLLELGAEISSTWFHSETD, from the coding sequence ATGAGATTACTCTCTCGCGTCGCGGAGCGCCTGTACTGGATGGCTCGTTATCTGGAGCGGGCGGAAGACACTTCCCGGCTGCTGCGCTCCCACACCCACATGATCATGGACATTCCAGAGGGCTCGGAGCCGGGCTGGGAAGTGTTGCTGAAAACCTTTAACGCCGACACAGCTTTTGCCGAGCGCTACCGGGTGGCCAACGAAACCAATGTGCTGCGTTTCCTGATGGCCGAGCCGGACAACTCAGGCAGCATCGCCAGCGCTGTGCAGGCTGCGCGGGAGAACGTGCGCACCACCCGCGACGTGTTGCCCGCCGAAGTCTGGGAACACGTCAACGAACTCTATCTCTACACCCGGGAGAACGCCGACAAGTGTGTCGGCCGACGCAACCGCCACGGCTTCCTGGAGCAGGTGATCGGCCGCTGCCAGATGATCAATGGCCTGATGATGACCACGCTATGCCGTGACCACAGCTATCGGTTTATCCGTATCGGCAACCTGCTGGAGCGGGCCGATATGACCACGCGCGTGCTCGATGCCGGCGTGGGGTCACTGATGAACGAAGAGCGCAACCCCAGCACCGCGGATCCGCTTATATGGGCTAGCGTGCTGGACTCCCTTTCAGCCCACGAAACCTACCGGCGCACGATCGGCCCACTGGTGGAGCGGCCAGAAGTGGTAGACTTCATCTTTCGCGACGGCAGCCTACCCCGCTCGCTTAAATTCTGCCTCGGCGGTATTCGCGAGGACCTGGCGCCACTGCAGAACAGCCGCCAGGCACTCAAGATTATCGACCGTTCAAGGCGCAGCCTGGCACGGTTTGATCCGCACTCGGCAGGCCGACACGACACGCACAGATTCATCGACAAATTCCAGGGAAACCTGCTGGAGCTCGGTGCCGAGATCAGCAGCACCTGGTTCCACAGCGAAACCGATTGA